In Barnesiella propionica, the genomic window TTTTTTATTTCGTTGGCTTTTTTTGTTTCCTGTAATTTCTGTATCTGCGCTTCGACAGCACTGTCCTCTATTTTTTCGAACAGGAGTTCCGGTTCTTTTAATTGCAGGCCGACGGGCAGTATGTCGGTGCTTCCCAAAATATTCCAGTTACAGTGGTTCATTCCCAGTAAAGAGCGCAGTTTAGCAGCAGAGAAGGGAAGGAACGGCTCGAAAGCAATGGCGAGGTTGGCCGATATCTGCAGCGATAAGTTTAAAATTGTGCCTACTCTTGCCATGTCGGTTTTTGCCAATTTCCACGGTTCTGTATCGGCCAGGTATTTATTACCGATGCGGGCCAGGTTCATAGCCTCTTTCAAAGCGTCGCGGAAACGGTAATGCTCCAGATAATTTTCCATTTCGGCTTTTACTCCGGTAAATTCTTTCAGCGTTTCTTCGTCATATTCAGTCAATTCTCGGCAAGCAGGTACTTTTCCTTCAAAATATTTGTGTGTAAGCACTAATGCGCGGTTGATGAAATTACCGAGTATGGCGACCAATTCATTATTATTGCGCGCCTGAAAATCTTTCCAGGTAAAATCGTTATCTTTTGTTTCAGGAGCGTTAGCTGTCAGTACATAACGCAAAACATCTTGTTTTCCGGGGAAGTCGGCTAAATACTCATGCAACCATACCGCCCAGTTTCTCGAAGTGGAAATTTTGTCCCCTTCCAGATTCAGAAATTCATTGGAAGGAACATTCTCGGGAAGAATGTAACTGCCTTCTGCTTTAAGCATGGCGGGGAATACGATGCAATGGAATACGATATTATCTTTTCCGATGAAATGGACTAATTTGGTATCTTTATCTTTCCAATAAAGTTCCCATGTATCTGGTAATAGTTCTTTTGTATTGGAAATGTATCCGATAGGTGCATCGAACCATACATACAGGACTTTCCCTTCTGCTCCTTCTACCGGAACCGGCACACCCCAGTCTAGATCTCGGCTTACCGCACGGGGCTGAAGTCCCATATCCAGCCAGGATTTACATTGTCCGTAAACATTAGGTCTCCACTCTTTATGTTCTTCCAGTATCCACTGGCGCAAAAAAGGTTCCCATTTGTCAAGAGGAAGATACCAGTGCCTGGTTTCTTTCAGTACAGGTTCACTACCGCTTATTGCAGATTTAGGGTTAATAAGATCCGTCGCATTAAGGGAGGTTCCGCAAGCTTCACATTGGTCTCCGTAAGCTCTTTCGTTCTTACAATGGGGACAAGTTCCTGTAATATAGCGGTCTGCCAGGAATTGTTTTGCTTCTTCGTCATAATATTGTAGAGTGGTTTTTTCGATGAATTCGCCTTTATCATATAGTTTACGGAAGAAGTCCGATGCCGTTTTACTGTGTATCTCAGAAGAAGTCCGGGAGTATATATCGAAAGAAATACCGAAATCTTCGAATGACTTCTTGATAATATTGTGGTAGCGGTCTACAACATCCTGGGGCGTGATACCTTCTGCTTTCGCTTTTAAAGTAATGGGTACGCCGTGTTCGTCCGATCCGC contains:
- the metG gene encoding methionine--tRNA ligase — translated: MEKNFKRTLVTTALPYANGPVHIGHLAGVYVPADIYTRYLRLKGEDVVMIGGSDEHGVPITLKAKAEGITPQDVVDRYHNIIKKSFEDFGISFDIYSRTSSEIHSKTASDFFRKLYDKGEFIEKTTLQYYDEEAKQFLADRYITGTCPHCKNERAYGDQCEACGTSLNATDLINPKSAISGSEPVLKETRHWYLPLDKWEPFLRQWILEEHKEWRPNVYGQCKSWLDMGLQPRAVSRDLDWGVPVPVEGAEGKVLYVWFDAPIGYISNTKELLPDTWELYWKDKDTKLVHFIGKDNIVFHCIVFPAMLKAEGSYILPENVPSNEFLNLEGDKISTSRNWAVWLHEYLADFPGKQDVLRYVLTANAPETKDNDFTWKDFQARNNNELVAILGNFINRALVLTHKYFEGKVPACRELTEYDEETLKEFTGVKAEMENYLEHYRFRDALKEAMNLARIGNKYLADTEPWKLAKTDMARVGTILNLSLQISANLAIAFEPFLPFSAAKLRSLLGMNHCNWNILGSTDILPVGLQLKEPELLFEKIEDSAVEAQIQKLQETKKANEIKNHQTTPVKENVEFDDFLKLDIRVGKVLECQKVPKADKLLQFKIDDGLGGRTIVSGIAKHYTPEELIGKEVCFVANLAPRKLKGIESQGMILSAEDAGGKLIVIQPAADVTPGSEVK